Within Rubripirellula tenax, the genomic segment GATTCCAGATTCCGATTTCGTCGTAGTGGATGTGCGTTCAGAAAAGGAAGTCCGCGTCTCGATCATCCCCGGCGCGATCACGAAGGCTCAGTTTGAAAAAGAGTTGGCGAAGTATCGCGGCAAGCTTGTCATCCCCTATTGCACCGTAGGTGGCCGAAGCAACGCATACGCAACGCAACTCGCTGGAAAGGGCGTCAACGTCAAGAATTACCAGGGAAGCATTCTGAAATGGATCGAAGCGGGTTTGCCGCTGGTCACGATTGAGGGCGAACCAACAAATCGAGTCCACACCCACAGCGATCGCTACAGCGTTCCGGCCAAGTATGAACAAGTGACGCAGTAGTGCCCCAACGACGCATTGTTCTACTCGGC encodes:
- a CDS encoding rhodanese-like domain-containing protein, producing the protein MNLRVLLNLIAAVAVTLASTSLVAAQLGGSFGGVKIETIETDQLEKMLSDRNTVVTAAEQLGQPIPDSDFVVVDVRSEKEVRVSIIPGAITKAQFEKELAKYRGKLVIPYCTVGGRSNAYATQLAGKGVNVKNYQGSILKWIEAGLPLVTIEGEPTNRVHTHSDRYSVPAKYEQVTQ